Proteins encoded within one genomic window of Methanosphaera cuniculi:
- a CDS encoding P-II family nitrogen regulator, which translates to MIQKVEAIIRTEKLDIVINNLNEINCNGITVVDVKGHGNQMGLTEKYRGNTYKIDLIPKIKLEIITEDTKVDEIIQVIRDSAYTGAIGDGKIFISEVEEVIRIRTGEKGIDAI; encoded by the coding sequence ATGATTCAAAAAGTTGAAGCAATAATACGTACAGAAAAACTTGACATTGTAATTAACAATCTTAATGAAATTAATTGTAATGGAATAACAGTAGTAGATGTTAAAGGACATGGAAACCAGATGGGATTAACAGAAAAATACCGGGGAAATACATATAAGATAGATCTTATTCCAAAAATTAAACTTGAAATTATAACAGAAGATACCAAAGTTGATGAAATCATACAAGTTATACGTGATTCAGCATATACTGGTGCTATTGGTGATGGTAAAATATTCATATCAGAAGTTGAGGAAGTTATCCGTATACGAACTGGTGAGAAAGGTATTGATGCTATATAA
- the aksF gene encoding homoisocitrate dehydrogenase: MYKITTIPGDGIGKEVMKPTIEILETLNTQFEFIHKPAGAECYKEYGTNLPEDTIETTKKTDSTLFGAVTSIPQQKSAIVTLRRILDLYVNQRPIKSYTNPDINFTIIRENSEGLYSHLEVENPEKQEVSAYRKITYKGCERISEYAFNYAKKTGHKKVTASHKADLLPLTDGIFKDEFYKVATKYPQIKAEDYYIDTTAMYLITRPQDFDVIVTTNLFGDILSDEAGGLLGSLGLIPSANIGSNNGLFEPVHGSAPDIAGLNKANPIAMILSASLMLEFLNLTDEALKLQNAVYKVIDENKVKTPDMGGHSNTQQMADAILHKIE, encoded by the coding sequence GTGTATAAAATTACAACAATACCTGGAGATGGAATAGGTAAAGAAGTAATGAAACCTACAATAGAAATTCTAGAAACATTAAACACCCAATTTGAATTCATACACAAACCAGCAGGAGCTGAATGTTACAAAGAATATGGGACAAACTTACCTGAAGATACTATTGAAACTACTAAAAAAACAGATAGTACACTCTTTGGAGCTGTAACATCAATACCACAACAAAAAAGTGCAATTGTAACACTAAGACGTATTCTAGATTTATATGTAAATCAAAGACCAATAAAATCATACACCAATCCTGATATAAACTTTACAATAATACGTGAAAACTCAGAAGGACTCTATTCACACCTAGAAGTTGAAAATCCAGAAAAACAAGAAGTATCAGCATACAGGAAAATAACATACAAAGGATGTGAAAGAATATCAGAATATGCATTTAACTATGCAAAAAAAACTGGACATAAAAAAGTAACAGCATCACATAAAGCAGACCTACTTCCATTAACAGATGGAATATTTAAAGATGAATTCTATAAAGTAGCAACTAAATATCCACAAATAAAAGCAGAAGACTACTATATTGATACAACAGCAATGTATCTAATAACACGTCCTCAAGATTTTGATGTAATTGTAACAACCAATCTATTTGGAGACATCTTATCTGATGAAGCAGGAGGATTACTTGGATCTTTAGGTCTTATACCATCAGCAAATATAGGATCTAATAATGGACTATTTGAACCAGTACATGGATCAGCACCAGATATTGCAGGATTAAACAAGGCAAATCCAATAGCAATGATACTCTCAGCATCCTTAATGCTTGAATTTCTCAACCTAACAGATGAGGCATTAAAACTACAAAATGCAGTATATAAAGTAATAGATGAAAACAAAGTAAAAACACCTGATATGGGTGGACATAGCAACACACAACAAATGGCAGATGCAATATTACATAAAATAGAATAA
- the pdxT gene encoding pyridoxal 5'-phosphate synthase glutaminase subunit PdxT — protein sequence MITIGILNLQGDVEEHQIITQKAFKDMNIEGKTKLINILDDIKDCDALIISGGESSTIGMHLEKTGLLNYIKESKIPVLGTCAGLVLLSSKTKRDQILLELLDVEVKRNGFGRQRMSFEAEIDFDGEKYPGIFIRAPYIENVPDDVEVLSTYDDKIIAIKKDQYMAIAFHPELTDNTLIHQKFIQEVQRCVE from the coding sequence ATGATAACAATAGGAATCTTAAACTTACAAGGAGATGTTGAAGAACACCAAATAATAACACAAAAAGCATTCAAAGATATGAATATTGAAGGAAAAACCAAACTCATAAACATACTTGATGACATAAAAGACTGTGATGCACTAATAATATCAGGTGGAGAAAGCTCAACAATAGGAATGCACCTTGAAAAAACAGGATTACTTAACTATATTAAAGAAAGTAAAATACCAGTACTTGGAACATGTGCAGGATTAGTACTACTATCATCTAAAACAAAACGTGACCAAATACTACTAGAATTACTTGATGTAGAAGTTAAAAGAAATGGATTTGGAAGACAAAGAATGTCATTTGAAGCAGAAATAGACTTTGATGGTGAAAAATATCCAGGAATATTCATAAGAGCACCATATATTGAAAATGTACCAGATGATGTAGAAGTTCTAAGTACATATGATGATAAAATAATAGCAATAAAAAAAGATCAATACATGGCAATAGCATTCCATCCAGAATTAACAGATAATACACTAATACATCAGAAATTTATACAAGAGGTACAAAGATGTGTGGAATAG
- a CDS encoding class II glutamine amidotransferase domain-containing protein, with protein sequence MCGIAGVLYKDEKQHNVGENLTAMLKSLQHRGPDSAGFAIYGGLNLPDNQYQLNVEVKDKPGLIDQLKTTLTQISPIYEDQIIPSTDNYNIYRCVIELENYELLKPLISNLDIIEDIRVINGSHSFEMIKDVGLVKDIAKRYNVEEVKGTHGIGHTRFATESKIDRYHAHPYQSYIIPDITVVHNGQITNYWKIRDPLERKGHTFESYNDTECIVHYIADKLSEGYHLEEALESAVCDLDGPFSILVGTPDGIGIAKDKLGLRPGVMAENDDIFAIASEEMALQDVIDTQHVEQIAPGEVRAYTI encoded by the coding sequence ATGTGTGGAATAGCAGGAGTACTATATAAGGATGAAAAACAACACAATGTAGGTGAAAATCTTACAGCAATGCTTAAATCACTCCAACATAGAGGACCTGACTCTGCAGGATTTGCAATATATGGAGGATTAAACTTACCTGATAATCAATACCAATTAAATGTAGAAGTAAAAGATAAACCAGGACTTATAGATCAACTAAAAACAACACTCACACAGATAAGTCCAATATATGAAGATCAAATAATACCATCCACAGATAACTATAATATTTATCGTTGTGTTATAGAACTTGAAAACTATGAGTTACTAAAACCTCTTATTAGTAATCTTGACATAATTGAAGATATTCGCGTAATAAATGGTTCACACTCATTTGAAATGATAAAAGATGTAGGATTAGTAAAAGATATAGCTAAAAGATATAATGTAGAAGAAGTTAAAGGAACACACGGAATAGGACATACACGTTTTGCAACAGAAAGTAAAATAGACAGATATCATGCACACCCATACCAAAGTTACATAATACCTGATATAACAGTTGTACATAATGGACAAATAACAAACTACTGGAAAATACGAGATCCACTAGAACGTAAAGGACATACATTTGAATCATACAATGACACAGAATGTATAGTACACTATATTGCTGATAAATTAAGTGAAGGATATCATCTTGAAGAGGCATTAGAATCTGCAGTATGTGATCTTGATGGACCATTTTCAATACTTGTAGGAACACCAGATGGTATTGGTATTGCAAAAGATAAACTAGGACTAAGACCAGGTGTAATGGCAGAAAATGATGATATATTTGCAATAGCATCAGAGGAAATGGCACTACAAGATGTAATAGACACACAACATGTAGAACAAATTGCACCAGGAGAAGTACGAGCATATACAATATAA
- a CDS encoding Coenzyme F420 hydrogenase/dehydrogenase, beta subunit C-terminal domain, whose translation MSISDEKVAIISTPCQIQAAAKIQKFLDTPIKLKIGLFCMENFSYSYFKEHLKKYNIDYDSIKKFRIEKGHAFITLDDDSITKIPLGELKSVVRKNCHICMDLTSQNADISVGSIGSDDNYSTVIIRNLDAQHIIDDAIKQNYFTSKPLTQKQIGILNKLSQKKKHDNQENIEDHELRSKPVLYTREISDNEILSQNMESNFTDLKDNVIDVGACVLCGACEYLCPDNLIIIDDTKPRKQGKCRDDCHMCFTFCPRTYTPEDLKVDCDDMGNYLNIMTLKSNDNYITQDGGVITTLIKYLLDHDIITKAMVVDKKDDNAWKPYAKLTDDMDEIIKSAGSKYSVCPVFKALGED comes from the coding sequence ATGAGTATATCAGATGAAAAAGTAGCAATAATATCAACACCATGTCAAATACAAGCTGCAGCAAAGATCCAGAAATTCCTAGATACTCCTATAAAACTTAAAATTGGACTTTTTTGTATGGAAAACTTCTCATATTCATACTTTAAAGAACACCTAAAAAAATACAATATAGACTATGATAGTATTAAGAAATTCCGTATTGAAAAAGGACATGCATTCATAACACTTGATGATGATTCAATTACTAAAATTCCACTTGGAGAACTTAAAAGTGTAGTACGTAAAAACTGTCATATCTGTATGGACTTAACATCACAAAATGCTGATATATCAGTAGGATCAATAGGATCTGATGATAATTACTCAACTGTAATAATAAGAAATCTTGATGCACAACACATAATAGATGATGCAATAAAACAAAACTACTTCACATCAAAACCATTAACACAAAAACAAATTGGTATACTAAATAAATTATCACAAAAAAAGAAACATGACAACCAAGAAAATATAGAAGATCATGAACTTAGATCAAAACCAGTACTTTATACACGAGAAATATCAGATAATGAAATATTATCACAAAATATGGAATCAAACTTCACTGATCTGAAAGATAATGTAATAGATGTTGGAGCATGTGTATTATGTGGAGCATGTGAATATTTATGTCCTGATAACTTGATTATTATTGATGATACAAAGCCAAGAAAACAAGGAAAATGTCGTGATGATTGTCATATGTGTTTTACATTCTGTCCAAGAACTTACACACCTGAAGATTTAAAAGTTGACTGTGATGATATGGGTAATTATCTAAATATTATGACATTAAAAAGTAATGATAATTACATAACCCAGGATGGTGGTGTTATAACAACACTCATAAAATACTTACTTGATCATGATATTATTACTAAGGCAATGGTAGTTGATAAAAAAGATGATAATGCATGGAAACCATATGCAAAACTAACTGATGATATGGATGAAATAATAAAATCAGCTGGAAGTAAATACTCAGTATGTCCAGTATTTAAAGCACTAGGGGAGGATTAG
- the fbp gene encoding fructose-1,6-bisphosphate aldolase/phosphatase yields MKTTVSIIKADIGSVGGHAVTHQKLLDECDNHLSIAKEEGLLTDYYITHCGDDIDMIMTHTNGVDNEEVHKLAFDTFMAGAEIAKDLKLYGAGQDLLSETFSGNIKGMGPGSAEIEFKERGADPVFAYCCDKTEPGAFNLPLFKMFADPFNTAGLVIDPTLHGGFDFEVYDVIENRKVIMSCPDEMYDLLALIGSTGRYVIKRIFRRSDGEIAAAVSTDKLNMMAGKYVGKDDPVAIVRSQSGFPAGGETSEAFAFPHLVSGWMRGSHNGPLMPVGQKDARPVRFDGPPRVIGLGFQVSNAKLIGPVDMFDDPAFDGTRQKAVEISNYMRRHGPFEPHRLPADEMEYTSLPGVLEKLEDRFEDM; encoded by the coding sequence ATGAAAACAACTGTAAGTATAATAAAAGCAGATATTGGAAGTGTTGGTGGACACGCAGTAACACACCAAAAACTATTAGATGAATGTGACAATCACTTATCAATAGCAAAAGAAGAAGGATTATTAACAGACTATTATATAACTCACTGTGGTGACGATATAGATATGATCATGACCCACACAAACGGTGTTGATAACGAAGAAGTACACAAACTCGCATTTGACACATTTATGGCAGGAGCAGAAATTGCAAAAGACCTTAAATTATACGGTGCAGGTCAAGACTTATTATCAGAAACATTCAGTGGAAACATCAAAGGAATGGGACCTGGAAGTGCAGAAATAGAATTCAAAGAAAGAGGAGCAGACCCAGTATTTGCATACTGCTGTGATAAAACAGAACCAGGAGCATTTAACTTACCATTATTTAAAATGTTTGCAGACCCATTTAACACTGCAGGTTTAGTAATCGACCCAACACTACACGGTGGATTCGACTTTGAAGTATATGATGTAATTGAAAACAGAAAAGTTATCATGTCATGTCCTGATGAAATGTATGACTTACTTGCATTAATCGGTTCAACAGGAAGATACGTAATAAAAAGAATCTTCAGAAGATCAGATGGCGAAATTGCAGCAGCAGTAAGTACAGACAAACTCAATATGATGGCAGGAAAATACGTAGGAAAAGATGATCCTGTAGCAATCGTAAGATCACAATCAGGATTCCCAGCAGGAGGAGAAACATCCGAAGCATTCGCATTCCCACACCTTGTAAGTGGATGGATGAGAGGATCACATAACGGACCTTTAATGCCTGTAGGACAAAAAGATGCAAGACCTGTAAGATTTGATGGACCTCCACGAGTAATCGGACTTGGATTCCAAGTAAGTAACGCAAAACTCATCGGTCCTGTAGATATGTTTGATGACCCAGCATTCGATGGAACCAGACAAAAAGCAGTAGAAATCTCAAACTACATGAGAAGACACGGACCATTTGAACCACACAGATTACCAGCTGATGAAATGGAATACACAAGCCTCCCTGGAGTTCTTGAAAAACTAGAAGACAGATTTGAAGATATGTAA
- the npdG gene encoding NADPH-dependent F420 reductase, whose protein sequence is MKIAIIGGTGSQGLNLGKRFAIAGEDVIIGSRKEEKALMKVEETLEELKDYENISMVGMANEVAAEEGEILILTVPLSAQKSTLQTIKDHVGDKIIMDATVPLETAIGGSPARFIDLMEGSAAERTAKILKNTDAKVIAAFNNVSNSLLENIPEPIDSDCLIAGNDNEAKKVAIELIEKIPGIECIDCGKLEKARMIEKITPLLIGLNIKYKSHYGGLRITGIKKE, encoded by the coding sequence ATGAAAATAGCAATTATTGGTGGAACAGGATCACAAGGATTAAATCTTGGAAAAAGATTTGCAATTGCAGGTGAAGATGTTATCATAGGATCACGTAAAGAAGAAAAAGCATTAATGAAAGTTGAAGAAACATTAGAAGAACTTAAAGACTATGAAAATATCAGCATGGTAGGAATGGCAAATGAAGTTGCAGCAGAAGAAGGAGAGATTCTAATATTAACAGTACCATTATCTGCACAAAAATCAACACTACAAACAATAAAAGACCATGTTGGAGATAAAATCATAATGGATGCAACAGTACCATTAGAAACAGCAATAGGTGGATCACCAGCAAGATTTATTGATTTAATGGAAGGATCAGCAGCAGAAAGAACAGCAAAAATCCTAAAAAACACTGATGCAAAAGTTATCGCAGCATTTAACAATGTAAGTAACTCACTTTTAGAAAACATACCAGAACCAATAGATTCTGATTGTCTAATAGCAGGAAACGATAATGAAGCTAAAAAAGTAGCAATAGAACTTATCGAAAAAATACCAGGAATAGAATGTATTGACTGTGGAAAACTAGAAAAAGCACGAATGATAGAAAAAATTACACCACTATTAATCGGATTAAACATAAAATACAAATCACACTACGGTGGATTAAGAATCACAGGAATAAAAAAAGAATAG
- a CDS encoding GltB/FmdC/FwdC-like GXGXG domain-containing protein — protein sequence MKEYIIDAKNMDEKTLTRTIKEHAKYYDKLIIENPQSKHNIAAGLMEDVEIEINGSAGYFVATMIDGPQVHIKRNAGWFAGDNMTSGELIIDGGSGDGAGQGIYGGTIVIYGDTGSRTGEIMKGGTIIIGGNSGFMTGLLMMGGKLIILGDVTDDVGESIMRGEIYVMGDVKSLGKNAIMNQTTLEDQKQLKEILTPYNFNLTDLDYTKFKKITNENKLLDSEVK from the coding sequence ATTAAAGAATATATTATAGATGCAAAAAACATGGATGAAAAAACCCTAACACGCACAATAAAAGAACATGCAAAATACTATGATAAACTCATCATAGAAAATCCACAATCAAAACACAACATTGCAGCAGGACTTATGGAAGATGTGGAAATTGAGATAAATGGATCTGCAGGATATTTTGTTGCAACAATGATAGATGGACCACAAGTACATATCAAACGTAATGCTGGATGGTTTGCAGGTGATAACATGACAAGTGGTGAACTAATCATAGATGGAGGTTCTGGTGATGGAGCAGGACAGGGAATATATGGTGGAACTATAGTAATATATGGTGATACCGGATCACGTACTGGTGAAATCATGAAAGGTGGAACCATAATAATAGGTGGAAATAGTGGATTTATGACAGGACTTCTTATGATGGGAGGAAAACTCATAATTCTAGGTGATGTTACAGATGATGTAGGAGAATCCATAATGCGTGGAGAAATATATGTTATGGGAGATGTTAAAAGTCTTGGAAAAAATGCCATAATGAATCAAACTACACTTGAGGATCAAAAACAACTAAAAGAAATACTCACACCTTACAATTTTAATCTGACAGATCTTGACTATACAAAATTTAAGAAAATAACAAATGAAAACAAACTACTTGATAGTGAGGTGAAATAA
- a CDS encoding HEAT repeat domain-containing protein, protein MSKEEIQDAVLKLSDKDDFVKLEAENTIAMNMPESLDVLHEEVVKKEHPKGVKLPIISLLRQFNDPASIEIFAQLLHDQNKWVRRESSSALSEYGEKAHETLLKLADDPNWRARGGAIWALAKNADESMTDVFIKAANDERSFVRSGSVFGLGKIGTDETMAILQDLADNDESGYIQYNARAFINGTFDEDEEEPDEDKLE, encoded by the coding sequence ATGAGTAAAGAAGAAATACAAGATGCAGTATTAAAATTATCAGATAAAGATGACTTTGTAAAACTTGAAGCTGAAAACACAATAGCAATGAACATGCCAGAATCATTAGATGTGTTACATGAAGAAGTAGTTAAAAAAGAACATCCAAAAGGTGTAAAACTTCCAATTATAAGCTTACTTCGTCAATTTAATGACCCAGCATCAATAGAAATATTTGCACAATTATTACATGATCAAAATAAATGGGTAAGACGTGAATCAAGCTCAGCACTATCAGAATATGGTGAAAAAGCACATGAAACACTCCTAAAATTAGCAGATGATCCAAACTGGAGAGCACGTGGTGGTGCAATATGGGCACTTGCAAAAAATGCAGATGAATCAATGACAGATGTTTTCATCAAAGCAGCAAATGATGAAAGAAGCTTTGTAAGATCAGGATCAGTATTTGGACTAGGAAAAATAGGAACAGATGAAACAATGGCAATACTACAAGATCTTGCAGATAATGATGAAAGTGGATACATCCAATATAATGCACGTGCATTTATTAATGGAACATTTGATGAAGATGAAGAAGAACCAGATGAAGATAAACTAGAATAA
- the aroE gene encoding shikimate dehydrogenase: MITGKTKLTGVIGHPIKHSFSPPMHNTAYKKMNMDYVYVPFHILPENIDNLITSAKTMNIQGLNVTIPYKTTIIPQLDEIDEIAQKIGAVNTIQFKNGKAKGYNTDGIGAIKSLKKYTDLEDKNILILGAGGASKAITFTLTYENPQNITIANRTQQNADTLIENIKKQTPYTNISYIPIQNTDEIIDDIDIIINTTPIGMTPNIDECPINTDKINQKHTVMDIIYNPLETKLLKKAKQQKAQTIPGTHMLVNQGIEAFKIFTNQTPKYEYFEKPLLKILTQKQ; encoded by the coding sequence ATGATAACAGGAAAAACCAAACTAACAGGTGTAATAGGACACCCAATAAAACATTCATTCTCACCACCAATGCACAACACAGCATATAAAAAAATGAATATGGACTATGTATATGTACCATTTCACATACTACCAGAAAACATAGATAACCTCATAACATCAGCAAAAACCATGAACATACAAGGACTAAATGTAACAATACCCTATAAAACAACCATCATACCACAACTAGATGAAATCGATGAAATAGCCCAGAAAATAGGAGCTGTAAACACAATACAATTTAAAAATGGAAAAGCAAAAGGATATAATACAGATGGAATAGGAGCAATTAAATCACTTAAAAAATATACAGACCTTGAAGATAAAAATATTCTAATATTAGGAGCTGGAGGAGCATCAAAAGCAATCACATTTACACTAACATATGAAAATCCACAAAACATAACAATAGCAAACAGAACACAACAAAATGCAGATACCTTAATTGAAAATATCAAAAAACAAACACCATATACTAATATATCATATATACCAATACAAAACACAGATGAAATAATTGATGATATAGACATAATAATAAACACAACACCAATAGGAATGACACCAAACATAGATGAATGCCCAATAAATACAGATAAAATCAATCAAAAACACACAGTAATGGACATAATATACAACCCACTAGAAACAAAACTACTAAAAAAAGCAAAACAACAAAAAGCACAAACCATACCAGGAACACACATGCTAGTAAACCAAGGAATAGAAGCATTCAAAATATTTACAAATCAAACACCAAAATATGAATACTTCGAAAAACCACTACTTAAAATACTAACACAAAAACAATAA
- a CDS encoding glutamate synthase-related protein, with translation MGFTVNRRSEICKQNNDRPGCCNYLCDNPHKNNCKNCYSCYVNCPHDVYQVINDEPIPVYLERCVGCKICEKMCPTHAINVVSNPNENRGVWTSSTLSEIKRKSETGNYKVRGSGALRHIPTFDDLSILPAQVSRPPIDSYREPCRTDVTLGARYAENPIKIATPIMIGAMSFGSVSKETKIAFAKGATLAQTTANTGEGGMLPEERYYADKLIAQYASGRFGVNASYLNNAEAIEIKIGQGAKSGMGGHLLADKVTAEVAHIRNIPQGMDALSPARHMDIVGPEDLGMKIAQLRDITDWKVPIIVKFTAGRVKEDVKIAAKAGADIIVIDGMQGGTGAAPDVITEHSGIPTIEAIVKADEALKEVNLRSEVNLIAAGGIRSGADVAKAIALGADATYIGTAALVAIGCQVCQACSKGNCPKGIATQDRRLRRRLDPVRGGIKVANYIKAMTKEAEMLTQQAGNTDLQKLEKQDLVALTYEASKLTGVPLV, from the coding sequence ATGGGATTTACTGTAAATAGACGATCTGAAATTTGTAAACAAAACAATGACAGACCAGGATGTTGTAACTACCTATGTGATAATCCACATAAAAATAACTGTAAAAACTGTTATAGCTGCTATGTTAACTGTCCTCATGATGTATACCAGGTCATAAATGATGAACCAATACCAGTATATCTAGAAAGATGTGTTGGTTGTAAGATATGTGAGAAGATGTGTCCAACACATGCAATAAATGTAGTATCAAATCCTAATGAAAACCGTGGAGTATGGACATCAAGTACACTTTCTGAAATAAAACGAAAAAGTGAAACTGGAAACTATAAAGTGCGAGGAAGTGGAGCATTAAGACATATTCCAACGTTTGATGATCTAAGTATACTACCAGCTCAAGTATCAAGACCACCAATAGATTCATACCGTGAACCTTGTCGTACAGATGTAACACTTGGTGCTCGTTATGCTGAAAATCCAATAAAAATAGCAACACCAATAATGATAGGAGCTATGTCATTTGGATCTGTAAGTAAGGAAACTAAAATAGCATTTGCAAAAGGTGCAACACTAGCTCAAACTACAGCAAACACTGGTGAAGGTGGAATGCTTCCAGAAGAACGTTATTATGCTGATAAACTAATAGCACAATATGCATCAGGACGTTTTGGTGTAAATGCAAGTTATCTTAATAATGCTGAAGCTATTGAAATAAAAATAGGTCAAGGTGCAAAATCAGGAATGGGAGGACATCTTCTAGCTGATAAAGTAACAGCAGAAGTTGCACATATTCGTAATATACCACAAGGTATGGATGCACTTAGTCCTGCACGACACATGGATATTGTAGGACCTGAAGATCTTGGAATGAAAATAGCTCAACTTCGTGATATTACAGACTGGAAAGTACCTATTATTGTTAAATTTACTGCAGGTCGTGTGAAAGAAGATGTTAAAATAGCAGCAAAAGCAGGTGCTGATATTATAGTTATTGATGGAATGCAAGGTGGAACAGGTGCAGCACCTGATGTTATAACAGAACATTCTGGAATTCCAACAATTGAAGCAATAGTAAAAGCTGATGAAGCACTAAAAGAGGTAAACCTCAGATCTGAAGTTAATCTTATTGCTGCTGGTGGAATACGTTCAGGAGCTGATGTTGCAAAAGCAATAGCACTTGGAGCTGATGCTACATATATTGGTACAGCAGCACTTGTTGCAATAGGATGCCAGGTATGTCAAGCATGCAGTAAAGGAAACTGTCCAAAGGGAATTGCAACACAAGATAGACGACTTAGACGAAGACTTGACCCTGTTCGTGGTGGAATAAAAGTTGCAAATTATATTAAAGCTATGACAAAAGAAGCTGAAATGCTAACACAACAAGCAGGAAATACAGATCTTCAAAAACTTGAAAAACAAGATCTTGTAGCATTAACATATGAAGCATCTAAGTTAACTGGTGTACCACTAGTATAA
- a CDS encoding malate dehydrogenase codes for MAKIAIMGASGTIGKNVAFTLAKEDSIDEIVLFARESSYEKITGEVLDMYDALAAEDMDCILTPTCSYEDLEGCEVVLISSGIPRKEGMSRLQLAIPNAKIVSEYSQAIAKHAPDSIILIVTNPVDVMTTIALKMSGFDKNRVIGLGNHLDSLRLKIILAQYFQINSGEINTRVIGEHGDHMVPLLSYTTIGGVLLHNFVKSIPLDIDEVVKRLRSAGNTIISKKGATEYGPSYAVSNLIKTIVNDSRKILTVSTYLEGEVEGVYDVSLGVPAILCKNGIKSIVPLKMDEDEKKQFLDAARAVKKCTYLVREELDIK; via the coding sequence ATGGCAAAAATCGCTATAATGGGAGCATCAGGAACAATAGGAAAAAATGTAGCATTCACACTAGCAAAAGAAGATAGTATAGATGAAATAGTACTATTTGCACGAGAAAGTAGTTATGAAAAAATAACCGGAGAAGTACTAGATATGTATGATGCACTAGCTGCAGAAGATATGGATTGTATACTAACACCAACATGTAGCTATGAAGATCTAGAAGGATGTGAAGTTGTACTAATATCATCAGGAATACCAAGAAAAGAAGGAATGTCAAGACTACAACTTGCAATACCAAATGCAAAAATAGTAAGTGAATACTCACAAGCAATAGCAAAACATGCACCAGATTCAATCATACTAATTGTAACAAACCCTGTTGATGTAATGACAACAATAGCACTTAAAATGTCAGGCTTTGATAAAAACCGAGTAATCGGACTAGGAAATCACCTTGATTCACTAAGACTTAAAATAATACTAGCACAATACTTCCAAATAAACAGTGGAGAAATAAACACCCGCGTAATAGGAGAACATGGAGATCACATGGTTCCACTACTAAGCTACACAACCATTGGTGGAGTACTACTACATAACTTCGTAAAAAGCATACCACTAGATATTGATGAAGTAGTAAAAAGACTCAGATCTGCTGGAAATACAATAATAAGCAAAAAAGGAGCAACAGAATATGGACCATCATATGCTGTATCAAACCTTATTAAAACAATAGTAAATGATAGTAGAAAAATCTTAACTGTAAGCACATATCTTGAAGGTGAAGTAGAAGGAGTATATGATGTATCACTTGGTGTGCCTGCAATTCTATGTAAAAATGGAATAAAAAGTATAGTACCACTAAAAATGGATGAAGATGAAAAAAAACAATTCCTAGATGCAGCACGTGCAGTTAAAAAATGCACATACCTAGTACGAGAAGAACTAGACATAAAATAA